In Chryseobacterium turcicum, a single window of DNA contains:
- a CDS encoding peptidoglycan-binding protein LysM, translating to MTKQFAIAALTIGAIVLGTNSAKAQNTTATTTVNITLNDVISIDTGSAAIGNTVDFNYVTAADYNSDQTINKANSLKVTSTKNFNVKVKAGGENFMNGVNLIPVNVLTIKAATASGTMGGTKSAVVLSAADQTLVANAPLGSALTLNLDYTIPAAKSSSSDILGKPAGTYTQTVIYTATAL from the coding sequence ATGACAAAACAATTCGCAATCGCAGCATTAACTATCGGAGCAATCGTATTAGGAACTAACAGCGCTAAAGCTCAAAATACAACCGCTACCACAACGGTAAACATTACCCTGAACGATGTGATTTCAATCGACACTGGAAGTGCTGCAATTGGTAATACCGTTGACTTTAACTATGTTACTGCGGCTGATTATAACTCTGATCAAACAATCAATAAAGCGAACTCTTTAAAAGTTACTTCTACCAAGAACTTTAATGTGAAAGTGAAAGCAGGAGGCGAGAATTTCATGAATGGAGTTAACTTAATCCCTGTAAACGTTTTGACCATCAAAGCCGCTACAGCTTCCGGAACAATGGGTGGAACAAAAAGCGCAGTTGTTTTATCTGCAGCCGATCAAACTTTAGTAGCAAATGCTCCGCTTGGAAGTGCATTAACGCTGAATTTAGATTACACCATTCCTGCAGCGAAATCATCTTCTTCCGATATTTTAGGTAAACCAGCTGGAACTTATACGCAAACAGTAATTTATACTGCAACGGCTTTATAA
- a CDS encoding fimbrial biogenesis chaperone — protein MRKFTYLFIFFILTVSSALRAQSISMSPTRLFFTGNPGEKVTQTVTLQNSSDKDYVFNLNYKDWSREEDGNKVYLEAGSSKTSNAAWVSTLENAVTVPAKSTKEIVVTMQIPANASKSDVTNSMLFFTQLPQQADQARIQNGIGIITLFEVGLHIFYTPSGNHVKSLDITNISEVSNENATNRKVAVSIQNDGNTINDATVEFELTETESGKEIKLPAISISMLPNTSQVVQFSLPENISGNFLGVAIIKMAGSNDLRVGEKNFKF, from the coding sequence ATGCGCAAGTTTACTTATCTTTTCATTTTCTTTATCCTAACAGTGTCTTCTGCACTTCGAGCACAAAGTATTTCTATGTCGCCAACGCGACTATTTTTCACCGGTAATCCAGGAGAAAAAGTAACGCAAACAGTTACGCTTCAAAACAGCTCAGATAAGGATTATGTTTTTAATCTCAACTATAAAGATTGGAGCAGAGAAGAAGATGGAAATAAAGTTTATCTTGAAGCAGGCAGTTCAAAAACTTCTAATGCCGCTTGGGTATCAACCTTAGAAAACGCTGTAACAGTTCCTGCGAAAAGTACAAAGGAAATTGTAGTAACCATGCAGATTCCGGCAAACGCCTCAAAGTCTGATGTTACAAACAGTATGTTGTTTTTCACCCAACTTCCCCAGCAAGCAGATCAGGCACGTATTCAGAATGGTATTGGTATTATCACCTTATTTGAGGTGGGGCTTCACATCTTTTATACTCCCTCTGGGAACCACGTAAAAAGTTTGGATATTACCAATATTTCAGAAGTAAGTAATGAAAATGCCACGAACAGAAAAGTAGCAGTAAGCATCCAAAATGATGGAAACACTATCAATGATGCCACCGTTGAGTTTGAATTAACCGAAACAGAAAGTGGTAAGGAAATAAAATTACCCGCAATTTCTATCTCTATGCTTCCTAATACCAGTCAGGTCGTTCAATTTTCTTTACCTGAGAATATTTCAGGGAACTTTCTTGGCGTGGCGATTATCAAAATGGCAGGATCCAATGATTTACGTGTTGGCGAAAAAAACTTTAAATTTTAA
- a CDS encoding sensor histidine kinase, with translation MKDLINELQLKNERLESEISFKNGLISMLSHDSKELFGNFLWIIEALEEKTISEEDFFNLLPQIKSDAQKNLQTIKDSTSWLKTQYGEFKIKPEKIIVMDLFHHFEEKYAAKLKEKNIKFHFKGDSNAFVTTDRLLLDYVLDKILDNAVKYSLPGQDIYLQEVTEGDQVILSVVDSGTGMAEKYVSTIFTYENPIFQGTSGEKGAGLSLKIVKNFVSLMRGNIQIISAENAGTTVSLFL, from the coding sequence ATGAAAGACCTTATCAACGAACTACAATTAAAAAACGAAAGACTGGAAAGTGAAATCAGTTTTAAAAACGGACTGATCTCGATGTTGTCTCATGATTCAAAAGAGCTGTTTGGAAATTTTCTGTGGATTATAGAAGCGCTGGAAGAAAAGACTATAAGTGAAGAAGATTTTTTCAACTTGTTGCCGCAGATAAAAAGCGATGCCCAGAAGAATCTGCAAACCATTAAGGACAGTACTTCCTGGTTAAAAACTCAATACGGGGAGTTTAAGATTAAACCTGAGAAAATCATAGTGATGGATCTTTTTCACCATTTTGAAGAAAAATATGCTGCCAAATTAAAAGAAAAAAATATTAAATTTCATTTTAAAGGAGATTCCAATGCATTTGTTACAACCGATCGATTGTTGCTTGACTATGTTTTAGACAAAATTCTCGACAATGCAGTGAAATACTCTTTGCCGGGGCAAGATATCTACCTGCAGGAAGTTACAGAAGGTGATCAGGTCATACTTTCTGTTGTCGATTCTGGAACGGGAATGGCTGAAAAGTATGTATCTACGATCTTCACTTATGAGAATCCCATATTCCAAGGTACTTCTGGTGAGAAAGGAGCTGGATTAAGTTTGAAAATTGTTAAAAATTTTGTATCATTGATGCGTGGAAACATACAAATCATTTCCGCTGAAAATGCAGGTACTACAGTTTCCCTTTTTTTGTAA
- a CDS encoding peptidoglycan-binding protein LysM yields the protein MKKPIFITALSLAAIALGTDLVLAQNSGQVSKSVNIILADVIAMDIGSLASEGSIDFNYGSTADYNSSKNVTVPNSLVIISSKNFDVKVKSEGTHFVSGTNVIPVDILQVKAIPGGSLAGTLNEVTLSPTDQVLVSNASLGTKQSLNIDYSISAEKASKVLLGKPQGTYRQKITYTATAL from the coding sequence ATGAAAAAACCAATCTTTATCACCGCGCTGTCGCTGGCAGCAATCGCTTTAGGAACCGACTTGGTTCTGGCACAAAATTCTGGACAGGTTAGTAAATCAGTAAATATTATTTTAGCAGATGTCATTGCAATGGACATTGGTAGTCTTGCTTCAGAAGGCTCCATAGATTTTAATTATGGGAGTACAGCAGATTATAATTCATCAAAAAATGTGACTGTTCCCAACAGTTTAGTTATCATTTCTTCCAAAAATTTTGATGTAAAAGTAAAATCTGAAGGTACGCACTTTGTAAGTGGTACCAACGTAATTCCAGTAGATATTTTACAGGTAAAAGCAATACCGGGAGGGAGTTTAGCAGGAACCCTGAACGAGGTCACTTTATCTCCAACTGATCAGGTGCTGGTAAGTAATGCAAGCTTAGGCACCAAACAATCTTTAAATATTGACTACTCTATTTCGGCGGAAAAAGCATCAAAGGTGCTTCTAGGAAAACCACAGGGTACTTACAGGCAAAAAATAACTTATACTGCAACTGCTTTATAA
- a CDS encoding response regulator, with the protein MMKYITPDNEMGRLKKLEFFHLLNLGKDPQFDVFAETACLIADCPASLIAIMESETQTIQSCIGLEIDSVERKNTVCQYSIASGEVVIINDTLLDERSNSNPLILQGGIRFYVGIPFIDEEGFALGTLCVIDYKPRTITESQITALKKLSDVILNLLKVKRKTIYAEYFQQLFNISNNLICVLNDELKLKDFNPVVEKIFSLKKKEAIGFGFDQVFGEDNEELSKLKNFPENGQEVSFTTSTLIEDGSSVTIEWLLKPNQEISEVFCFGINITEQIEEKRQLESSERRFRSFFENAIGLMSMHDMEGNILAVNEKGRETLQYSIDEVKDLNLRDLVPEHRWPFLNQYLDRINKNKEDFGTMILKAKNGVEHIWMYHNLVEIDEEGKPYIVSTALNVTERMTLEKDLIHTKKMLEQTSSVAQVGGWEVNLKKDTVFWSQSTKEIHKISNDFQPNLENAIGFYKEDSRERVKFLFNRAVTEGIPYDDEFQLVRNDGVTIWVRVKGIPEFENGVCIRVFGIIQDIDVFKNMFLDIAKKEAMMQSFVTYVPVAVAMFDKDLNYISVSSRWKDEFEMNEADIIGKNIFVVSPDIPEERKEIYRDALQGKTYINEDLAISIEGKEEIQHFDFKVGPWYLSDNEIGGVIVSVQNSTNSVHTNEELKNAKKMADIASKAKSEFLANMSHEIRTPLNGVIGFSDLLLRTPLNDIQTQYLNYINESGENLLSIINDILDFSKIESGKMDLLIEKSDVYDIVSQVINVILYQSQKKNIELLLNIEQGLPKTLLLDESRLKQILINLLGNAVKFTEQGEIELKVEKLSMDDSNIVLRFSVRDTGIGIPIEKQKHIFDAFTQENSSISKRYGGTGLGLTISNNILGYMGSHLSLISTPEKGSVFFFDIEIPYEISELKEEDELTIEKVLVVDDNEANRIILQHMLSYKNIEATLAANGMEALQILLKGEHFDVILMDYHMPVISGLETIDKIKELFNERNETSPLVILHTSSEEHDVINSFRKEDNSYFLLKPIKSDDLYKTLRRVAQNNVTEVVALEHSEEDEFSFMKELEVLLVDDNQVNMVLNNKMMRSLTPDANLTEAVNGLEALEKCKKKVFSIILMDVQMPMMNGIEATQQIRLLPEYKNVPIIGVTAGNVLGEKEKCLESGMNDFLPKPLRQTDLSEMLKKYIAIKEDKSVEAETEILTGKYINMNMLNEQIGDDDDFKKIFLNLVINELVQTESNIATTAAEKNGNDTKMILHKLKGTAGTAGLFRLSECALRWEKIADENIDFSAMEKEIKEELTIGLNIIKSLVK; encoded by the coding sequence ATGATGAAGTATATTACTCCTGATAATGAGATGGGAAGATTGAAAAAATTAGAATTTTTTCATCTCCTGAACTTAGGTAAAGACCCCCAATTTGATGTTTTTGCAGAGACTGCATGTTTGATTGCCGATTGTCCAGCTTCTTTAATTGCGATTATGGAAAGTGAAACGCAGACCATCCAAAGCTGTATAGGTCTTGAAATTGATTCTGTAGAGCGCAAGAATACGGTTTGCCAGTATTCGATAGCAAGCGGAGAAGTGGTGATTATTAATGATACGCTTTTGGATGAGAGATCTAATAGCAACCCATTAATCTTGCAAGGAGGGATACGATTTTATGTAGGAATACCTTTTATTGACGAAGAAGGCTTTGCATTAGGAACACTTTGCGTGATCGACTATAAGCCTAGAACAATAACAGAGAGTCAGATTACAGCACTCAAAAAGCTTTCAGATGTTATTTTGAATCTTTTAAAGGTAAAGAGAAAGACAATTTATGCAGAGTATTTTCAGCAGCTCTTCAATATATCCAATAATCTGATTTGTGTTTTAAATGACGAATTGAAGCTTAAAGATTTCAATCCTGTAGTAGAAAAAATATTTTCTTTAAAGAAAAAAGAAGCGATTGGGTTTGGTTTCGACCAGGTTTTTGGTGAAGATAATGAAGAGCTTTCAAAGCTTAAAAACTTTCCAGAGAATGGTCAGGAAGTATCTTTTACTACTTCTACACTCATTGAAGACGGTAGTTCTGTGACGATAGAATGGTTATTGAAGCCAAATCAGGAAATTTCTGAAGTTTTCTGTTTCGGAATCAACATTACCGAACAAATAGAGGAAAAACGCCAGTTGGAAAGCTCGGAGAGACGCTTCAGAAGCTTCTTTGAAAACGCTATCGGTTTGATGAGTATGCATGATATGGAAGGCAATATTCTCGCTGTTAATGAAAAAGGGAGAGAAACATTACAATATTCTATAGATGAAGTAAAAGATTTAAACCTTAGAGATCTTGTTCCTGAGCATAGGTGGCCTTTTTTAAACCAATATCTTGATCGGATTAATAAAAATAAGGAGGATTTCGGAACCATGATTCTGAAGGCAAAGAATGGGGTAGAGCACATCTGGATGTACCACAATCTTGTTGAGATAGATGAGGAAGGAAAGCCTTACATAGTGAGCACTGCATTGAACGTCACCGAAAGAATGACCTTAGAGAAAGATTTGATTCACACAAAAAAAATGCTGGAGCAGACAAGTTCTGTAGCTCAAGTAGGAGGCTGGGAAGTAAATTTAAAAAAAGACACTGTATTCTGGTCTCAAAGTACCAAAGAAATTCATAAGATAAGTAACGATTTTCAGCCTAACTTAGAAAATGCTATTGGTTTTTATAAAGAAGATAGCAGAGAAAGAGTTAAATTTTTATTCAACAGAGCGGTAACAGAAGGAATTCCGTATGATGATGAATTTCAGCTGGTGCGTAATGATGGTGTTACAATCTGGGTTAGGGTAAAAGGAATTCCGGAATTTGAAAATGGTGTTTGCATCAGGGTTTTCGGGATAATTCAGGATATTGATGTTTTCAAAAATATGTTTCTGGATATTGCTAAAAAAGAAGCAATGATGCAGTCGTTTGTAACGTATGTTCCCGTTGCAGTGGCAATGTTTGATAAAGACCTTAATTATATTTCAGTAAGCAGCAGATGGAAAGATGAATTCGAAATGAATGAGGCTGACATTATAGGAAAGAATATTTTTGTTGTATCACCAGACATTCCTGAAGAACGAAAGGAAATTTATCGTGATGCTTTGCAAGGTAAAACTTATATCAATGAAGATCTTGCAATCAGTATTGAAGGCAAAGAAGAAATTCAGCATTTCGACTTTAAGGTGGGGCCATGGTATCTTTCAGATAACGAAATCGGAGGGGTGATTGTGTCTGTACAAAATAGTACCAATTCTGTACACACCAACGAAGAGCTTAAAAATGCAAAAAAAATGGCTGATATTGCAAGTAAAGCAAAATCAGAGTTCCTTGCGAATATGAGTCATGAGATACGCACACCTCTCAATGGAGTGATTGGCTTCTCAGATCTTCTTTTGAGAACTCCTCTTAACGATATTCAGACCCAGTATCTTAATTATATTAATGAATCGGGGGAAAACCTCTTGAGCATTATTAATGATATTCTTGATTTTTCTAAAATAGAATCCGGTAAAATGGATCTTCTGATCGAGAAAAGTGACGTTTATGACATCGTAAGTCAGGTTATTAATGTGATTCTGTATCAGTCTCAGAAAAAAAATATAGAACTCCTTCTTAATATAGAGCAAGGGCTTCCAAAAACTCTGTTACTTGATGAATCGAGATTAAAGCAAATTCTTATCAACCTTCTGGGGAATGCCGTAAAGTTCACGGAACAAGGCGAGATTGAGCTTAAAGTAGAAAAACTCAGCATGGATGATAGCAATATCGTTTTGCGATTTTCTGTAAGAGATACAGGAATTGGTATTCCCATCGAAAAGCAAAAACATATTTTTGATGCTTTCACTCAGGAAAACAGCTCTATCAGCAAGCGTTACGGAGGAACCGGTCTCGGTCTTACCATCTCAAACAATATTCTTGGTTATATGGGAAGTCATTTGTCATTGATCAGCACCCCTGAGAAAGGTTCGGTATTTTTCTTCGACATTGAAATTCCTTATGAAATATCAGAATTGAAAGAAGAAGACGAACTTACTATAGAAAAAGTGCTTGTAGTAGATGATAATGAAGCCAACAGAATCATCCTTCAACATATGCTTAGCTATAAAAATATAGAAGCTACACTGGCTGCCAACGGAATGGAAGCTTTACAGATACTGCTGAAAGGTGAACATTTTGATGTGATATTGATGGATTATCATATGCCGGTAATTTCCGGATTAGAAACCATTGACAAGATCAAAGAGCTATTTAATGAGCGAAATGAGACTTCACCATTGGTCATTCTTCATACTTCTTCAGAGGAGCACGATGTCATTAATTCTTTCCGGAAGGAAGATAATTCTTATTTCCTTTTAAAGCCTATTAAATCTGATGATCTTTATAAAACACTCAGACGTGTGGCACAAAATAATGTGACAGAAGTTGTGGCTCTGGAGCATTCTGAAGAAGATGAGTTTTCTTTTATGAAAGAGCTTGAAGTACTCTTAGTAGACGATAACCAGGTAAATATGGTGTTGAATAATAAAATGATGAGATCGCTTACACCTGATGCTAACCTTACAGAGGCGGTAAACGGCCTTGAAGCTTTGGAAAAATGTAAGAAAAAAGTTTTTTCTATTATTCTGATGGATGTACAGATGCCGATGATGAATGGTATTGAAGCTACACAGCAAATCCGTCTCTTACCCGAATATAAAAACGTACCCATCATTGGGGTTACAGCAGGAAATGTCTTGGGCGAAAAAGAAAAATGTCTGGAATCGGGAATGAACGATTTTCTACCAAAACCTTTGCGACAGACAGATCTTTCAGAAATGCTCAAAAAATATATTGCCATTAAAGAAGATAAAAGTGTTGAAGCAGAAACTGAAATATTAACTGGGAAATACATCAATATGAATATGCTGAATGAGCAGATTGGTGATGATGACGATTTCAAAAAAATATTTTTAAACCTTGTCATTAACGAGCTTGTCCAGACAGAGAGTAATATTGCAACCACAGCAGCAGAAAAAAATGGGAACGATACCAAAATGATTCTTCATAAGCTTAAAGGCACTGCCGGAACTGCTGGCCTTTTCAGGCTTTCAGAATGTGCATTAAGATGGGAAAAAATAGCAGATGAAAATATAGATTTTTCAGCTATGGAGAAAGAAATAAAAGAAGAACTAACAATAGGATTAAATATTATAAAAAGTTTAGTAAAATAA
- a CDS encoding IS110 family transposase, with protein MTKLFIVIFPNIKNKCQLSSYAGLDVKEKQSGTSVKGKPRISKKGNRNLRKSLYLPALTAVKWDDDFRNIYARLVSKHGIKMKALVAIQRKILELIYILFKNETEYDKEYQTKNSVQKQML; from the coding sequence ATGACCAAACTCTTTATTGTAATATTCCCCAACATTAAAAATAAATGTCAATTGTCGAGTTATGCAGGTCTAGATGTGAAAGAAAAACAATCAGGCACATCGGTAAAAGGAAAGCCCAGAATATCTAAAAAAGGCAATAGAAATTTACGAAAATCTCTTTACTTACCTGCTTTAACGGCTGTAAAATGGGATGATGATTTTAGAAATATCTACGCAAGACTGGTATCGAAACACGGTATAAAAATGAAAGCGTTGGTGGCAATACAAAGAAAAATTTTAGAGTTAATTTACATTTTATTTAAAAATGAAACCGAATATGATAAAGAGTATCAAACAAAAAATAGCGTGCAAAAACAAATGCTTTAA
- a CDS encoding peptidoglycan-binding protein LysM, which translates to MTKQFAIAALTIGAIVLGTNNAKAQNTTATTTVNITLNDVISIDAGSTAIGNNVDFNYVTAADYNSDQTITKANSLKVTSTKNFNVKVKAGGANFMNGTNLIPVNVLIIKAATAAGTMGGTKSAVVLSATDQNLVANAPLGSALTLNLDYTIPAAKSSSSDILGKPAGTYTQTVTYTATAL; encoded by the coding sequence ATGACAAAACAATTCGCAATCGCAGCATTAACTATCGGAGCAATCGTATTAGGAACTAACAATGCTAAAGCTCAAAATACAACCGCTACTACAACAGTAAACATTACCCTGAACGATGTGATTTCAATCGACGCTGGAAGTACTGCAATTGGTAATAATGTTGACTTTAACTATGTTACTGCAGCAGACTATAACTCTGATCAAACCATTACTAAAGCGAACTCTTTAAAAGTTACTTCTACCAAGAACTTTAATGTGAAAGTGAAAGCAGGAGGCGCGAATTTCATGAATGGAACCAACTTAATCCCTGTAAATGTTTTGATCATCAAAGCCGCTACAGCTGCCGGAACAATGGGCGGAACAAAAAGCGCAGTTGTTTTATCTGCAACTGATCAAAATTTAGTGGCAAATGCTCCACTTGGAAGTGCATTAACACTGAATCTAGACTACACTATTCCTGCTGCGAAATCATCTTCTTCCGATATTTTAGGTAAACCAGCTGGAACTTATACGCAAACAGTAACTTATACAGCGACTGCTTTATAA
- a CDS encoding peptidoglycan-binding protein LysM gives MTKQFAIAALTIGAIVLGTNNAKAQNTTATTTVNITLNDVISIDAGSAAIGNTVDFNYVTAADYNSDQTINKANSLKVTSTKNFNVKVKAGGANFMNGVNLIPVNVLTIKAATAAGTMGGTKSAVVLSATDQTLVANAPLGSALTLNLDYTIPAAKSSSSDILGKPAGTYTQTVTYTATAL, from the coding sequence ATGACAAAACAATTCGCAATCGCAGCATTAACTATCGGAGCAATCGTATTAGGGACTAACAATGCTAAAGCTCAAAATACAACCGCTACCACAACAGTAAACATTACCCTGAACGATGTGATTTCAATTGACGCAGGAAGTGCTGCAATTGGTAATACCGTTGATTTTAACTATGTTACTGCTGCAGATTATAACTCTGATCAAACAATCAATAAAGCCAATTCTTTAAAAGTTACTTCAACGAAGAACTTTAATGTGAAAGTGAAAGCAGGCGGTGCTAATTTCATGAATGGAGTTAACTTAATCCCTGTAAATGTTTTGACCATCAAAGCTGCTACAGCTGCCGGAACAATGGGCGGAACAAAAAGCGCAGTTGTTTTATCTGCAACCGATCAAACTTTAGTAGCAAATGCTCCACTTGGAAGTGCATTAACACTGAATCTAGACTACACTATTCCTGCTGCGAAATCATCTTCTTCCGATATTTTAGGTAAACCAGCTGGAACTTATACGCAAACAGTAACTTATACTGCGACGGCTTTATAA
- a CDS encoding response regulator, with the protein MALKVNARIIVADDHGIVRMGLIQTIKRLLPAAIISEVEDYKSLYKAILKEELDLAIMDVNMPNGSVQEAIDYIKIHQPNLKILIFSSQDEEVYAMRYLKMGAGGYLSKQSSYAVIEAALTAMLNTGRYASEVVKEAMFLGSLAGTTKDSPFEALSDRELQIANKIAEGLSLKEISNQLNLHSSTISTYKNRLFEKLEIRSVPELVEILRLYN; encoded by the coding sequence ATGGCTTTAAAAGTAAACGCTCGTATTATTGTAGCAGACGATCATGGTATCGTACGGATGGGTTTGATACAAACCATCAAACGACTCTTACCTGCTGCTATAATTTCAGAAGTTGAGGATTATAAATCGTTGTACAAAGCAATTCTAAAAGAAGAATTGGATTTGGCCATTATGGACGTTAATATGCCTAATGGTTCTGTTCAGGAAGCGATTGATTATATTAAAATACACCAACCTAACTTAAAAATTCTCATATTTTCTTCTCAGGATGAAGAGGTGTACGCAATGCGTTATCTAAAGATGGGAGCAGGTGGCTATCTGAGCAAACAAAGCTCGTATGCTGTAATTGAAGCTGCATTGACGGCGATGCTCAATACTGGTCGATATGCAAGTGAAGTTGTAAAAGAAGCAATGTTTTTAGGATCATTAGCCGGTACAACAAAAGACTCACCCTTTGAAGCGCTGTCAGACCGTGAATTGCAAATTGCTAATAAAATTGCAGAAGGTCTTTCCCTCAAAGAAATTTCTAATCAACTCAATCTCCATTCATCGACGATCAGTACCTATAAAAACAGATTGTTTGAGAAACTGGAAATACGATCCGTACCCGAATTGGTGGAAATTCTTAGACTGTATAATTAG
- a CDS encoding peptidoglycan-binding protein LysM, which yields MTKQFAIAALTIGAIVLGTNNAKAQNTTATTTVNITLNDVISIDAGSAAIGNTVDFNYVTAADYNSDQTINKANSLKVTSTKNFNVKVKAGGANFMNGVNLIPVNVLTIKAATAAGTMGGTKSAVVLSAADQTLVANAPLGSALTLNLDYTIPAVKSSSSDILGKPAGTYTQTVIYTATAL from the coding sequence ATGACAAAACAATTCGCAATCGCAGCATTAACTATCGGAGCAATCGTATTAGGAACTAACAATGCTAAAGCTCAAAATACAACCGCTACCACAACAGTAAACATTACCCTGAACGATGTGATTTCAATTGACGCTGGAAGTGCTGCAATTGGTAATACCGTTGACTTTAACTATGTTACTGCTGCAGATTATAACTCTGATCAAACAATCAATAAAGCGAACTCTTTAAAAGTTACTTCTACCAAGAACTTTAATGTGAAAGTAAAAGCAGGAGGCGCTAATTTCATGAATGGAGTTAACTTAATCCCTGTAAATGTTTTGACGATCAAAGCTGCTACAGCTGCCGGAACAATGGGCGGAACAAAAAGCGCAGTTGTTTTATCTGCAGCCGATCAAACTTTAGTAGCAAATGCTCCACTTGGAAGCGCATTAACGCTGAATTTAGATTACACCATTCCTGCAGTAAAATCATCTTCTTCCGATATTTTAGGTAAACCAGCTGGAACTTATACGCAAACAGTAATTTATACTGCAACGGCTTTATAA